One uncultured Hyphomonas sp. genomic region harbors:
- a CDS encoding NAD(P)H-dependent oxidoreductase: MPARIFIWVGHPRATSLSHGLADAYQRGAEANRAEIRRMHLSDMDFDPDLTEGYHARKTLEPCLEEWRENLSWANHTCWAYPQWWGGMPAKMKGVLDRCFLPGYAMQYHEKDPFWDRLLAGRSADVLMTSDAPVWFDQLTYSRAAKKHVQKPVMNFVGIKPMRLLQVGPVKTANEATIAKWLKKAEARGAAAAKRLARA, translated from the coding sequence ATGCCTGCACGTATCTTCATCTGGGTCGGCCACCCGCGGGCCACCTCCCTCAGCCACGGCCTTGCGGATGCCTACCAGCGCGGCGCCGAGGCGAACCGTGCAGAGATCCGGCGCATGCACCTCTCCGACATGGATTTCGACCCGGACCTCACCGAAGGCTATCACGCCCGCAAAACGCTGGAGCCGTGCCTGGAGGAATGGCGGGAGAACCTTTCCTGGGCGAACCATACCTGCTGGGCCTATCCGCAATGGTGGGGCGGCATGCCGGCCAAGATGAAGGGTGTGCTCGATCGCTGTTTCCTGCCCGGTTACGCGATGCAGTATCACGAGAAGGACCCGTTCTGGGACCGGCTGCTCGCCGGACGCAGCGCCGATGTGCTGATGACGTCAGACGCCCCGGTCTGGTTCGACCAGCTAACCTACAGCCGGGCGGCCAAGAAGCATGTGCAGAAGCCGGTCATGAACTTCGTCGGCATAAAGCCGATGCGCCTGCTGCAGGTCGGCCCGGTGAAGACGGCGAATGAGGCCACCATCGCCAAATGGCTGAAGAAGGCAGAGGCGCGCGGCGCGGCCGCCGCAAAACGCCTCGCGCGGGCGTGA
- the fabA gene encoding bifunctional 3-hydroxydecanoyl-ACP dehydratase/trans-2-decenoyl-ACP isomerase, producing MSGPHDYHTPQSSYSKEDLLESGKGGYFGPGNAQLPAPPMLMMDRITEITMDGGQFGKGHVVAELDITPDLWFFECHFPGDPVMPGCLGLDAMWQIVGYWLGWSGSPGKGRALGVGDVRFTGEITPDKKLVRYEIDMKRVRRGKLVLGIADGRVYVDGEHVYTATDMRVGLKNMDQPA from the coding sequence ATGTCCGGACCGCACGACTATCACACGCCCCAATCCTCCTACTCCAAGGAAGACCTGCTCGAATCTGGCAAGGGCGGCTATTTCGGGCCCGGCAACGCTCAGCTTCCGGCCCCGCCGATGCTGATGATGGACCGGATCACCGAGATCACGATGGATGGCGGCCAGTTCGGCAAGGGCCATGTCGTCGCCGAGCTCGATATCACACCGGACCTCTGGTTCTTCGAATGCCACTTCCCGGGCGACCCCGTCATGCCGGGCTGCCTCGGCCTCGACGCGATGTGGCAGATCGTCGGCTACTGGCTCGGCTGGTCGGGCAGCCCGGGCAAGGGCCGCGCCCTCGGCGTGGGCGATGTGCGCTTCACCGGCGAGATCACGCCGGACAAGAAACTGGTGCGCTACGAGATCGACATGAAGCGCGTGCGCCGCGGCAAGCTGGTGCTCGGCATCGCCGACGGCCGTGTCTATGTCGACGGTGAACACGTCTACACAGCCACCGACATGCGCGTCGGCCTGAAGAATATGGACCAGCCGGCCTGA
- a CDS encoding enoyl-ACP reductase — MADDWTPPEGTLMKGKRGIVMGVANQNSIAWGIAQQLAAQGAEIAFTYQGENLERRVRPLVESIGMDFMIPADVTDDASMDAAFASVKEKWGKIDFLVHSIAFAGKDELVGSMVENTTREGFRRAMDISVYSFIDSARRAAEIMPDGGAMICMTYLGAERTVPSYNVMGVAKAALEASTRYAARDLGTQGIRVNAISAGAMRTLSLAGIRGGKSLMGTGRDWSLLKEDTRMSGVAGCALYLLSELGHSIAGEVIHVDAGFHAVGVPELPEEE, encoded by the coding sequence ATGGCTGATGACTGGACCCCGCCCGAAGGTACCCTGATGAAGGGCAAGCGCGGCATCGTGATGGGTGTTGCCAACCAGAACTCCATCGCCTGGGGCATCGCCCAGCAGCTGGCCGCCCAGGGCGCCGAGATCGCCTTCACCTATCAGGGCGAAAATCTTGAGCGCCGCGTGCGCCCGCTGGTCGAATCCATCGGCATGGATTTCATGATCCCGGCCGACGTGACCGACGATGCCTCGATGGACGCCGCCTTCGCCTCCGTGAAGGAGAAATGGGGCAAGATCGATTTCCTCGTCCACTCCATCGCCTTTGCCGGCAAGGACGAACTGGTCGGCTCCATGGTCGAGAACACCACCCGCGAAGGCTTCCGCCGCGCGATGGACATCTCGGTCTATTCCTTCATCGACAGCGCCCGCCGCGCGGCTGAAATCATGCCCGATGGCGGCGCGATGATCTGCATGACCTATCTGGGCGCCGAGCGGACCGTGCCGTCCTACAACGTGATGGGCGTTGCCAAGGCCGCGCTGGAGGCCTCGACCCGCTACGCCGCGCGCGACCTCGGCACGCAGGGCATCCGCGTCAACGCGATCAGCGCTGGCGCGATGCGCACGCTCTCCCTCGCAGGCATCCGCGGCGGCAAGAGCCTGATGGGCACCGGCCGCGACTGGTCCCTCCTCAAGGAAGACACCCGCATGTCCGGCGTCGCCGGCTGCGCGCTTTACCTCCTGTCGGAGCTCGGCCACTCCATCGCCGGCGAAGTGATCCATGTCGACGCCGGCTTCCACGCCGTCGGCGTGCCGGAGCTTCCGGAAGAAGAATAG
- a CDS encoding YjhX family toxin, translating to MDISRAEQRILHLLAQGGHIEIIRNEHNKPEDLLCFTRDGWRYPGLSIRLFRKLKRKRAIASQGGKPYRITRRGLELVRAEFDNR from the coding sequence ATGGATATCTCCCGCGCAGAACAGCGCATCCTCCACCTGCTCGCACAGGGCGGGCATATCGAAATCATCCGCAACGAACACAACAAGCCCGAAGACCTGCTCTGCTTCACCCGCGATGGCTGGCGCTATCCGGGCCTCAGCATCCGCCTCTTCCGCAAGCTGAAGCGCAAACGCGCCATCGCCTCGCAGGGCGGCAAGCCTTACCGCATCACGCGGCGCGGGCTGGAACTCGTTCGCGCGGAGTTCGACAATCGCTAG
- a CDS encoding SH3 domain-containing protein, whose product MKWAPILISAVLLIGGTAMAQAPELVRVSRFSGKPVPRFETLKFAMVNGRAGPSKDHPVLWEYQRKGLPLLVIKESQNWRRVRDPSGTEVWVHARMLEDGHKAYVQTPTVLRQDPMEGAEPVADLGRGVLVDLGACSRGWCRVQAKDYRGYAPQPSLWGADTGEAGL is encoded by the coding sequence ATGAAGTGGGCACCCATCCTGATCTCGGCCGTCTTGCTGATTGGCGGCACCGCCATGGCGCAGGCACCGGAACTGGTACGCGTGTCGCGATTCTCCGGCAAGCCGGTGCCCCGTTTCGAAACGCTGAAATTCGCCATGGTCAACGGCCGGGCCGGGCCATCCAAGGATCATCCGGTCCTGTGGGAATACCAGCGCAAGGGCCTGCCCCTGCTGGTGATCAAGGAAAGCCAGAACTGGCGCCGCGTGCGTGACCCGTCCGGCACCGAAGTCTGGGTCCATGCCCGCATGCTGGAAGACGGCCACAAGGCCTATGTGCAAACCCCCACCGTGCTGCGCCAGGACCCGATGGAAGGCGCTGAGCCCGTGGCCGACCTTGGCCGCGGCGTGCTGGTCGATCTGGGCGCCTGTTCGCGCGGCTGGTGCCGGGTCCAGGCGAAGGATTACCGGGGTTATGCGCCCCAACCTTCCCTGTGGGGCGCAGACACGGGCGAAGCTGGTCTCTGA